GCCACGGCGCCGTCCTGGCCGCGGGGGTAGCCTCGCTCCTCGTCCTCACGCCCAGCCGCGGCGCGGCCCAGGGGTCGCGCCAGACCCGCGAGAACTTCAACGCCTGGTTCAACGTGGTGGGGGAGAACCGGCTGAGCCGCCAGTGGTACCTCGACTACGACGTGAGCCTGCGGCGCAGCGGACCGTTGGAGGAGATGCAGCAGCTCCTTCCGCGCCTGGGGGTGCGATACCAGGTGAACCCCGCGGTGCGCGTGACGTGGGGGTATGCCTTTGCGGAGACGTGGCCGTACGGCAAGCTCCCGAACACGTTCCGTTTCCCCGAGCACCGAATGTGGGAGCAGCTGCAACTCAACCACGCCGTCGGTCGCGTGGCGCTCAACCATCGCTACCGCCTGGAACAGCGGTGGCTGGGGCGCGTGGCGTTGGAGGATGGCGATGAGGCGGTGCAGAACTGGGTGCGCACCAACCGCATGCGCTACCGCCTCCAGGCTACACTCCCGCTGCAGGGGAAGACGCTGGACGACGGCGAGTTCTACCTGCAGGGGAACAACGAGCTGTTCATCAACTGGGGGGCCAACGTGCAGTTCAACGTCTTCGACCAGAACCGGACCATCCTCGCGGTGGGGCGGCGCTTCTCGGAGAAGCTGCGCGCGGAGGTGGGGTACATGGAGCAGGTGGTGGAGAAGTCGAGCGGCCGCCAGCTGGAACGGAACCACACACTCATCTTCGCGCTGTACCCGAACCTCTCGTTCTGGCACGACGCCAGGGAGGGGGGCAAGTAGCCGGCACCGTTCGAGATCGCCCCGCCTAACGTTGCGTCAGTACGCCAGGTCGACCAGTTCGACGTCGAACGCCCCGTCGGGGGCAATGGTCAGGCGCGCGACGCTGGGGGTGAGGTCGAAGCGGCGTGGCCCCGCGGCGCCGGGATTGATCACCAACCGCCCGCCGGCCCTGGCGATGAGCTGCCGGTGTGTGTGCCCGTAGACGATCACGTCGGCGTCGTAGGCGGCGAGCAGGCGTTGGACCGTGGGGACGCCGAGTTCGTGGCCGTGGCTCACGTGGATGCGGACACCGCGTTCCGACCGCTCGATTTCGCGCACCAGCTGCGGGTCGTCGTACGCGTCGCAGTTGCCGTAGACCGCGCGCACCGGGGCAATGAGTGCGAGCTCCATCAGCACGTCGTCGCCGCAGACGTCGCCCGCGTGCAGGATGCAGTCGACGCCAGCCAGGGCGCGATGCACGTCGGCGCGCACCTGCCCGTGCGTGTCGGAGATGAGGCCGATGACCAGCGGCTGGTCGGCGGCGGGAGGCATCGTCAGGCGTTGAGCGCGTCCGGTTCCCCGCCCCACCGCCTGACGAGTGCGTGTTCCACGTCGAGGTGGTCGAGGATGCGCGCCACGACGAAGTTGACGAGGTCGTCGATCGCGCGCGGCTGGTGGTAGAAGCCGGGCGAGGCCGGCATGACCACGGCGCCGGCCTGCGTGAGGCGGAGCATGTTCTCGAGGTGGAGCTGCGAGTACGGCGTCTCGCGCGGGACGAGGATGAGGCGGCGGCGTTCCTTGAGCATGACGTCGGCGGCACGTTCCACGAGCGAGCGCGAGCTCCCCTGTGCAATGGCCGACAGCGTCCCCATCGAGCAGGGGCAGACCACCATGCCGTGCATGCGCGTCGAGCCCGACGCCGGCGACGCGCCGCGATCGCCATCGTTGAACGCCGTCACGCAACGGTCCCACCCGTCGGCCCCAACGTGTGCGCGCAGCGCCATCTCGTCGGCGATTCCCATCTCGGTGGCGAGGAGTCGGTAGCCATGCGACGAGACGACCAGCCAGACCGTGCGCTGCGCGGCGACCAGCGCCTCGAGCAGGCGAACGGCGTACGGCGCACCGGAGGCGCCGGTGATGGCGACCACGATCGGGAGGTGCCCGTGCCCGGCGCTCATCCGGCGAGCGGGAAGGTGGTCACCCATCCGTTGGCCGCCAGCAACCGCTCGGCGAGGACGAAGAGGAAGAAGGCGATGGAGATGACGCCGTTCATGGTGAAGAAGGCTGCGTCGAGCCGGGACAGGTCATCGGCCTTCACCAGGGAGTGCTCGTAGAGGAGGAGGGCGGCGACGACGAGGACCCCCGCCAGGTACAACGCCCCGCCCCCCGCCACGGCGCCGACGACGGTGAGCGAGGCCAGCGTCGTCAGGTGCAACACGCGCGACAGGGCAATCGCCCGCACGCGCCCCAGCGCCACGGGGATGGAGTGCAGCCCGTGCGCCTTGTCGAACGCCTCGTCCTGCAGCGCGTACAGGATGTCGAAGCCGCCCCCCCACGTGGTGACGGCGAGCGACAGCACGAGCGGCATCCACCACGGCTCGGGCCACCGCCCGGTGACCGCGAGGTACCCGCCGACAGGTGCAATCGACATCCCGAGGCCCAGCACCAGGTGCGACCAGCGCGTGAAACGCTTGGTGTACGAGTAGAAGCAGACCCACGCCAGCGCCAGCGGCGAGAGCAGCGCGCACAGCCGGTTGAGCGACCAGGCGCTGTACACGAACAGGACCGACGCCACTGCCACCGAGACCGCCGCCTCGCGAACCGTCATCGCCCCGCTCGGGATCTCGCGCATCGACGTCCGCGGGTTGTCCGCATCGATGTCGCGATCGACGATGCGGTTGAAGCCCATCCCGGTAAAGCGGGCGCAGGTGAAGGCCACGATGACCCAGCCGACCATCGCCACCGTCACCGGCGATCGGTACGACGCCAGCGTGACCCCAACGAGCGTGAACGGGAGCGTGAAGATGGTGTGCGGGAGCTTCACGAAGTTGGCGTACTTGATGAAGCGCGTAGAGCCATCGAAGGTCTGCCCTTCGCGCACCGGCACTCCCCCGGGCGTGCGGCTCATCTCCCGTCTCCCCCCAGCGTTCGCTGGGGCAAGCGTTCCCGTGTCCCGTCCAGCCCCAACTTCGGCCACATTGCATCCACGCGCTGCCGTGTCGCCTGGTCCATCTCGATCACCTTGGGCCACTGGCGAGTGAACCCCTCTTCGGGCCACTTGCGCGTGGCATCGATCCCCATCTTGCTCCCGTAGGTGAAGGCGCGCGAGGCGTGGTCAAGGACATCCACCGGCCCCATGGTGAAGCGCGTGTCGCGCTCGGGGTCGATGTTGTTGAGCGCCACCCACCACGCCTCCTGCGGGTCGCGCACGTTCACCTCCTTGTCGACCACGACCAGCACCTTCGCCAGCGACATGAGCCCCTGTCCCCACATGGCGTTCATCACCTTGTACGCCTGCCCGGGATACTGCTTGTCGATCGAGACAAACACGAGATTGTGGAAGATTCCTTCCGCCGGCATGTGATAGTCGACGACCTCGGGGATCGTCAGCTTCAACAGCGGGAGGAAGATGCGTTCGGTGGCATGGCCGAGGTAGAAGTCCTCCATGGGCGGCTTGCCGACGATCGTCGTGCCGTACACGGCGTCCTTCCGCATCGTGACGGCCTTCACCTGCACGCGCGGATAGAGATCGGCCTCGGAGTAGAAGCCGGTGTGGTCGCCAAACGGCCCCTCCACCACCAGCGCCTCCGCCGGATCGATCTCCCCCTCGATCACGATCTCCGCATCCCACGGCACGTCGAGGTCGCAGGTGAGCGCCTTCACGAGCTTGACCGGCTCCTTGCGCAGGAAGCCGGCGAAGAGATACTCGTCGATGTTAGGCGGAAGCGGCGCCGAGGCGGAGAAGACGGTGGCGGGGTCGGCACCGACGACGATGCAGACCGGCATCTTCTCGCCCCGCTCGGCCATCTCGCGCCAGTGGGCGGCCCCGACCTTGTGGCGCTGCCAGTGCATCGCCACCGAGTCCTTGCCCAGCTGCTGCACCCGGTACATCCCCACGTTGCGGATGCCCCGCTTCGGATCCTTGGAGACGACCGCGGTGAGCGTGATGAACGGACCGCCATCCTCGGGCCAGCAGGTGAGGACGGGGAGCCTGTCGAGATCGATGTCCGCGCCACGCCAGACGACTTCCTGGCACGGGGCGCTCCCGCTCTTCACTCTCGGAGGGAACTTGCCGATCTCGAGGAGCCGCGGGAGGAGCGACAGCTTGGAGAGGAAACCGTCGGGGACCTTGAGGTCCATCATCTGCGTGATGCGAGTGCCGATCTCGTCGAGGCGCTCCACACCTAACGAGATCGCCATGCGGCGAAACGAGCCGTAGGTGTTGATCGCCACCGGGAAGCGCGAGCGCGTCCCGTCACGCAGCACCGGGTGCTCGAAGAGGAGCGCCTTCCCGCCCCCCGGCATCTTGGAGACGCGGTCGGCAATCTCGCACAGCTCGAGGTGAACCGACACGGGATGGGAGATGCGAACCAGTTCGCCTGCCCGCTCGATCTCGGCGAGGAACTGCTGGAAGTCGTTGAGGGGCATCGTTAGGGGCGGACGGGGGACGGGGGACGGGGGACGGGAGTGCGCGCGGCTGCGCCGCGCGCGGGGCCTCCGCCAGGGAGGCGCGTCTCCTTTCTCGCTGTCGTCACTTCACACCCACGTGAATCGCGGCCACCCCGAGGGTCAGGTCGAGATAGCGAACGTCGGCGTAGCCCGCCTCGCGCATGGCCTGCGCCAGCGCTTCCTGCACCGGAAAGTTTGCCACCGACTGCGGAAGGTAGTTGTAAGCGGTCTTGTGGCCGCTGATCGCGCCGCCAATCCTCGGAAGGATGTTGTGGAAGTAGGCGTGATAGCCGGCGCGCACCACGGCGCTCCTCGGCGTCGAGAACTCGAGGATGACGAAGCGCGCGCCGGGCTTGAGCACGCGGCGCACCTCCCGCAACCCGGCACCAAGGTCGGCAAGGTTGCGGATCCCGAAGGCGACAATGGCGCCATCGAGGGCGTTGTCGCGGTACGGGAGTTCGAGTGCATCGCCATTGACCGGCGCGAGGATCTCCCGCGAGACCTTCCCATCCCCGGCCAGCAGCATGGGGAGCGCGAAGTCGGTGCCGAGGACGTAGCCGCGGAACCCTGCCTCCCTGGCGAGCTGAGTCCCGACGTCGAGCGTCCCGGCGCACAGGTCGAGATACGTCCCCGACGGCGCACGATCCCACGCCAACTCGCGAATGGCCCGGGCGCGCCACCGCTTGTCGATGTTGAAGCTCAGCAGGTGATTGAGGAGATCGTAGCGCGGGGCGATCTCCGAGAAGATGCGGCGGACATAGGCCCGCTTGACGGCGCCCCCTTCGGCGGCGGCGCGCGCCTCTACCGCATCGAGATCGGTCGAGGTCATGAGGCTGCGAAAGTTGGGCGGGAGCCGGGTGGCGGGCAAGCACGGCGTGCCGAGTCACGGTGACAACATCGGACGCGACAAGCGCTTGTCCTAGACCGTCTTGGGCGCACTCCTTAGCTTGCCAACTTCGCGAACCCGGGGCGCGTTCCCACGGGGTTCCGCCACCGACGGCATGGCCCCTCTTCTCGATCTACGCAACCTCCCCGACGCCGACCTCGTCGCGCTGGCCCAGGAAGGGCGCGAGGCGGCCTACCGGGAATTGGTGCGACGATACGAGCGCCCCGTCTTCTCCCTGATCTTTCGCATGGTGCGGGATCGGGAGGTCTCCGAGGACCTCGCCCAGGACACCTTCATCAAGGTCCTGAACCACATCGACAAGTACCGGCCGGAGTTCAAGCTCTCCAGCTGGCTGTTCAAGATCGCCAACAACGTCGCGATCGATCACCTGCGTAAACGACAGCTGGAGACGATCTCTATCGACGGCTCGCCGAACGCACTCTCGGCGGCCGAGCGGGAGGCCACGTCGTTCGACGTCGTCGCGCGGCAGGAAACGGCGCTCGAGGAGATGGAGGCGCGCGAGCTGGGATCGGCCATCGAACGGGCGATCCAGAAGCTCCGCCCCGAGTACCGCGCCTGCATCATGCTGCGTCATGTCGAAGGACGCTCGTACGAGGAGATCGCGGCCACGCTGGACCTGCCATTGGGAACCGTCAAGACATACATCCACCGCGCCCGGCACCAGCTGCGGGACGCACTCGATGGGCTGCGGGATTGACCCGCGGGCTCACCCGCGTGTCGGCTGAAACCGGCGCCAGAGGGGCGGCGTAGGAACCACCGGAGGCATTCACTTGGACCATCGGCATCTACTCCCCGAAGAGATCGATCTCCTCCTCGATGGCGAGGAGGGGTTCGGCGTGAACCCGCTCAAGGCGCACCTGGCGCAGTGTGCGGGGTGTCGTGCCGAGTTCGAGGCGCAACGCAAAGTGACCCTCGCGCTGGAGGTGCTGCCCCACATCGCCCCCACGGCTCGCTTCGCCGAGAAGGTCATGGCCAACGTGCAGGTCTTCGAGCCATGGCACGTGTCGTTGCGTGACTCGATCCGGCGCGCCCTCCCGCAAACGCAGGTGGGGCGCACGCTCGTGTTCGGGACCGGCGGGGTGATGGCGGTCACGGTCACGATGCTCACGGTCTGGCTCGCCCATCGGGCCGACGCCGTTCTCTTCCTCTTCGCGCTCGTGGGTGAGCGTGCGCGCGAGGCGGTGTCGCTCGGCGTGCACGACGCCGTGGTCGCAACCGTCGGTCAGGGGGCGGCCTCCACCGTTTCGGCCAACGGACTGGCCGGGATCGCCGTGGCGCTCACGGCACTCGCGATCGCCGTGCTCGGAACCGCCTACGGACTCAAGACGCTGGCGACGGCTGCGCGCCGGAGAGGGTAGCGTGCGCCTCCGGACCTGGTCACCCGCCGCGATCCTGCACCTCGCGCTCGCGGCACTCTCTCCCATCGTTCTCCTGGCCCAGCAGGCGGGGCGCGCCACCGCTGCCGACAGCTCCACGACCGGCGGCATCGCTGGCACCACGGCAGCGCGCCCATCCGCCGATTCGCTCGTGCTCGGCGGGCGCGTCATTGCCGCCGGCACCACGGTTCGCGGCCCGGTGGTGGTGGCAGGCGGCGATCTCGTCGTTCGCGGCACCGTCGACGGGACGGCGGTGGCCATTGCCGGCGACGTCGAGGTCACGACTGGCGGCAAGGTCACGGGCGATGCGATCGCTGCTTTCGGCGAGGTGCACGCGCCAACAGGCACCGTGGGCGGCGAGGTGCGCTCGCTCACCGGGCGCTGGGGAGAGAGCCTGCGCTCCACCATGCGCGGCGATGGGCTCGAACCCACCAAGCGGTCGCCACTGCAATTCGCCCTTGGCTGGTATGTCGTGATGCTCCTCATCGGGCTCGGCGTGCTGGTCTTTGCCAGCAGCTACCTGGACGGCGTGGTCGACGTCCTGCAGGAGTCTTTTTGGCGGTCGTTCTTCGTGGGGATCGCGGGCGAGCTGGGGATCTTCCCGGTGATGTTTCTCCTGGTGGTGGCGCTTGCGGTGACGGTGATCGGCGCCCTGCTGATTCCCTTTGCCGTGGTGGCCTTCGTCTTCGCCGTTGCGGGGTTGGCGACGCTGGGCTTCATCGCCGTCGCGCAGCTGACGGGGGGGAGCATCGGGGGGCGCGCCGCGGCGCGGCTGAGCGCGCGCGGGAGTGCGTTGCGCGCCGTGACCGTCGGCGTGTCGATCTACATGGGGTTGTGGCTGGTGGCTACCGCGCTGGGCGCCGTTCCGGCGGCGGGGATCTCGAGCCGCATCATCGCGCTCCTCGTGACGTACGTGGCGATCACGGCCGGTTTTGGTGCGGCGCTCCTGTCGCGCGGCGGGACGCGGCGCGACGCGGCGGTGGTGCAGGCCGCGGCGCCGGCCCAGGACGCCGCAAGCTGGCAGACGCCCACCCCGGTCACCGGGGTCGTCGCCGCGCGGCGCCCGGTGGTGGCGGGCAAGGGAGAGGCGGGGGGACGTTCTCGTTAGGTGCGCGCGCGGCATGCACGCCGCGCGCTACAGCACCACCATCGTCACGGCCGCCGCAAACATCAGCGCCACCGCCACCGTTACCACGGCGCGCGCCGGCCAGCGGGATTCCTGCCCGCGCATGATGCGCGCGTCAGAAGCCACGAGGAGAATGCCGAGGAGGAGGAACGGCGCCAGCACGCCGTTGATGACCGCGCTCCAGAACAGCGCCCGTATCGGGTTCACGTTCGCGAAGTCGAGCGCCACGCCAGCCACGAGTGCGAGGACGAAGACGGCGTAGAATCGCGGGGCACCCTGCAGGCGCTCGTCGATCCCGGAGGCCCACCCGTACAGTTCGGCGAGCGCGTACGCCGACGATCCGGCGAGCGTGGGAATGGCGAGGAGCCCGGTGCCGATGAGCCCAACTGTGTACAGCAGGGCGGAGAGTCGCCCGGCCAGCGGCTCCAGCGCCTGCGCCACCTCGCGGCTGGATTGCGGCGCGGTGAGGCCGTG
This genomic stretch from Gemmatimonadaceae bacterium harbors:
- a CDS encoding sigma-70 family RNA polymerase sigma factor, producing the protein MAPLLDLRNLPDADLVALAQEGREAAYRELVRRYERPVFSLIFRMVRDREVSEDLAQDTFIKVLNHIDKYRPEFKLSSWLFKIANNVAIDHLRKRQLETISIDGSPNALSAAEREATSFDVVARQETALEEMEARELGSAIERAIQKLRPEYRACIMLRHVEGRSYEEIAATLDLPLGTVKTYIHRARHQLRDALDGLRD
- a CDS encoding UbiA family prenyltransferase; protein product: MSRTPGGVPVREGQTFDGSTRFIKYANFVKLPHTIFTLPFTLVGVTLASYRSPVTVAMVGWVIVAFTCARFTGMGFNRIVDRDIDADNPRTSMREIPSGAMTVREAAVSVAVASVLFVYSAWSLNRLCALLSPLALAWVCFYSYTKRFTRWSHLVLGLGMSIAPVGGYLAVTGRWPEPWWMPLVLSLAVTTWGGGFDILYALQDEAFDKAHGLHSIPVALGRVRAIALSRVLHLTTLASLTVVGAVAGGGALYLAGVLVVAALLLYEHSLVKADDLSRLDAAFFTMNGVISIAFFLFVLAERLLAANGWVTTFPLAG
- a CDS encoding metallophosphoesterase family protein, with product MPPAADQPLVIGLISDTHGQVRADVHRALAGVDCILHAGDVCGDDVLMELALIAPVRAVYGNCDAYDDPQLVREIERSERGVRIHVSHGHELGVPTVQRLLAAYDADVIVYGHTHRQLIARAGGRLVINPGAAGPRRFDLTPSVARLTIAPDGAFDVELVDLAY
- a CDS encoding ubiquinone/menaquinone biosynthesis methyltransferase is translated as MTSTDLDAVEARAAAEGGAVKRAYVRRIFSEIAPRYDLLNHLLSFNIDKRWRARAIRELAWDRAPSGTYLDLCAGTLDVGTQLAREAGFRGYVLGTDFALPMLLAGDGKVSREILAPVNGDALELPYRDNALDGAIVAFGIRNLADLGAGLREVRRVLKPGARFVILEFSTPRSAVVRAGYHAYFHNILPRIGGAISGHKTAYNYLPQSVANFPVQEALAQAMREAGYADVRYLDLTLGVAAIHVGVK
- a CDS encoding menaquinone biosynthesis decarboxylase, encoding MPLNDFQQFLAEIERAGELVRISHPVSVHLELCEIADRVSKMPGGGKALLFEHPVLRDGTRSRFPVAINTYGSFRRMAISLGVERLDEIGTRITQMMDLKVPDGFLSKLSLLPRLLEIGKFPPRVKSGSAPCQEVVWRGADIDLDRLPVLTCWPEDGGPFITLTAVVSKDPKRGIRNVGMYRVQQLGKDSVAMHWQRHKVGAAHWREMAERGEKMPVCIVVGADPATVFSASAPLPPNIDEYLFAGFLRKEPVKLVKALTCDLDVPWDAEIVIEGEIDPAEALVVEGPFGDHTGFYSEADLYPRVQVKAVTMRKDAVYGTTIVGKPPMEDFYLGHATERIFLPLLKLTIPEVVDYHMPAEGIFHNLVFVSIDKQYPGQAYKVMNAMWGQGLMSLAKVLVVVDKEVNVRDPQEAWWVALNNIDPERDTRFTMGPVDVLDHASRAFTYGSKMGIDATRKWPEEGFTRQWPKVIEMDQATRQRVDAMWPKLGLDGTRERLPQRTLGGDGR
- a CDS encoding DUF2490 domain-containing protein; amino-acid sequence: MSRSHLSCRHGAVLAAGVASLLVLTPSRGAAQGSRQTRENFNAWFNVVGENRLSRQWYLDYDVSLRRSGPLEEMQQLLPRLGVRYQVNPAVRVTWGYAFAETWPYGKLPNTFRFPEHRMWEQLQLNHAVGRVALNHRYRLEQRWLGRVALEDGDEAVQNWVRTNRMRYRLQATLPLQGKTLDDGEFYLQGNNELFINWGANVQFNVFDQNRTILAVGRRFSEKLRAEVGYMEQVVEKSSGRQLERNHTLIFALYPNLSFWHDAREGGK
- a CDS encoding UbiX family flavin prenyltransferase: MSAGHGHLPIVVAITGASGAPYAVRLLEALVAAQRTVWLVVSSHGYRLLATEMGIADEMALRAHVGADGWDRCVTAFNDGDRGASPASGSTRMHGMVVCPCSMGTLSAIAQGSSRSLVERAADVMLKERRRLILVPRETPYSQLHLENMLRLTQAGAVVMPASPGFYHQPRAIDDLVNFVVARILDHLDVEHALVRRWGGEPDALNA